AGGCGCAGACGGTCCTTGCCACCTACGAGCGCAAGCAGAAGGAAGTGCAGGAACAGGCCGAACGCATCGTCGAGACCGCCCGGTCCGAAGCCGAGGCCGCCGCGGCCAAGGCCAAGGACGACCTCAAGGTCGCGATCGAACGCCGGCTGGCCGCTGCCGACGAGCAGATCGAATCCGCCAAGGCCGGCGCGGTCAAGGAAGTGCGCGACAAGGCCATCACGGTCGCCGTGGCGGCCGCCCGCGACGTCATCGCCAAGCAGATGACCGACCAGACCGCCGACCGCCTGGTGGACGATGCCATCGGCGAGGTGCAGTCGAAGCTCAAGCTGCACTGAGCGGCGCACTCGTTCAGAAGGGCCCGGCGACACGTTCGCCGGGCCTTTTTCATGCCCGTCCGCCGCGCCGGGCTAGTCCTTGCCCAACTCGTGCTGAAGCCGCAACAGCGCGATCGACTCGTTCTTCTCGGACCGCAGGTGGTCCGACAG
This genomic window from Rhodovulum sp. ES.010 contains:
- a CDS encoding F0F1 ATP synthase subunit B — encoded protein: MKRLTLALILAAGPAFAASGPFFSLFNTDFVVLISFLAFVAILVYLKVPGKLAGMLDKRAEGIQRELDEARALREEAQTVLATYERKQKEVQEQAERIVETARSEAEAAAAKAKDDLKVAIERRLAAADEQIESAKAGAVKEVRDKAITVAVAAARDVIAKQMTDQTADRLVDDAIGEVQSKLKLH